The following are encoded together in the Argopecten irradians isolate NY chromosome 5, Ai_NY, whole genome shotgun sequence genome:
- the LOC138323859 gene encoding probable endonuclease 4, translating into MVRGKMKNDVVNQKLEQSEPVNKQKSGARADRKRQSPPDNVKIKEESEEICVKKSRLSSRKKAITDDEVKQDIRIVKEPTIYKCVKTLKRKVEVETDVTVTVKKETTDETGVKKPKRKVDVETDIKVTVKEICLKKSRFSPRKKPIIDKVKNDTECTEVIKDFKRIEKEPTSVTAVKKPKRKVENVKTEPESEVVEKEDRQKKGKKSKQTAKSPVKGKSKPIGGKLPAVSNFNLAIHKCEKHVGAHVSIAGGLYHAVEAAVSQGATAFGMFLKSQRQWNAKPLEDKDAEKFKEAYRTAGFSPGDILPHGSYLMNCGSANPETLQKSRDTLVDELQRCEKLGLTLYNFHPGSSCGDITTEQSLSLIAESINMAHTKTKFVITVIENMSCQGSTVGGKFEELKAIIDKVKNKSRIGVCLDTCHAFAAGHDLSSQSGFEKMMAEFEKVVGFKYLKALHLNDSKGALGCHLDRHENIGRGHIGIEGFRRVMCDRRFNHIPMILETPFASDDIYTKEIKLLHSICKTK; encoded by the exons ATGGTGAGAGGAAAGATGAAAAATGATGTTGTCAATCAGAAGTTGGAACAAAGTGAGCCAGTGAATAAGCAAAAAAGCGGAGCCAGAGCAGATAGGAAAAGACAGTCTCCACCagataatgtaaaaataaaggaAGAATCCGAAGAAATTTGTGTAAAGAAAAGCAGGCTTTCATCAAGGAAAAAAGCAATAACTGATGACGAAGTGAAACAAGATATAAGAATAGTCAAAGAACCAACCATTTACAAATGCGTAAAAACACTCAAAAGAAAAGTAGAAGTAGAAACTGATGTAACAGTAACTGTCAAAAAAGAAACAACCGATGAAACAGGTGTCAAGAAACCAAAAAGAAAAGTAGATGTAGAAACAGACATCAAAGTAACTGTCAAAGAAATTTGCCTAAAGAAAAGCAGATTTTCACCAAGGAAAAAACCAATAATTGATAAAGTTAAAAATGACACAGAGTGCACAGAGGtgataaaagattttaaaagaaTAGAAAAAGAACCAACCAGTGTAACGGCTGTCAAGAAACCAAAAAGAAAAGTAGAAAATGTTAAAACAGAGCCTGAAAGTGAAGTTGTTGAGAAGGAAGACAGacaaaagaaaggaaaaaaatcaaaacaaactgCCAAATCACCTGTGAAGGGGAAGAGCAAACCCATTGGTGGAAAATTGCCTgctgtttcaaattttaatcTGGCAATACACAAATGTGAAAAACATGTAGGAGCTCATGTTTCGATTGCAG GGGGCCTGTATCATGCTGTGGAGGCTGCAGTTTCTCAGGGAGCCACTGCTTTTGGAATGTTTCTGAAATCACAAAGACAGTGGAACGCCAAGCCTTTAGAGGACAAGGATGCTGAAAAGTTCAAAGAAGCCTATCGA ACTGCTGGATTTTCCCCTGGTGACATCCTTCCTCATGGGTCCTATCTGATGAATTGTGGATCGGCAAACCCAGAGACTCTCCAGAAAAGTCGAGACACTCTTGTAGATGAACTTCAGAGATGTGAAAAGCTTGGACTGACTCTGTACAACTTCCATCCTG GATCAAGCTGTGGAGACATTACTACTGAACAATCATTGTCACTGATCGCTGAAAGTATCAACATGGCTCACACGAAGACCAAATTTGTTATAACAG TAATTGAAAATATGAGTTGTCAGGGCAGCACTGTTGGAGGAAAATTTGAGGAATTAAAAGCAATCATCGACAAAGTAAAGAACAAGTCGAGAATTGGAGTTTGTTTGGATACGTGTCATGCCTTTGCTGCAG GTCATGATCTATCAAGTCAGTCTGGGTTCGAAAAGATGATGGCGGAGTTTGAGAAAGTTGTTGGCTTCAAATATCTGAAGGCTTTACATCTGAACGATTCCAAAG GTGCATTGGGGTGTCACCTTGACCGCCACGAGAATATCGGACGTGGACATATTGGGATTGAAGGTTTCAGACGGGTCATGTGTGATCGGAGGTTTAACCATATTCCTATGATTCTAGAAACGCCATTCGCCAGTGATGACATTTACACAAAGGAGATCAAATTATTACATTCCATTTGTAAGACGAAATGA
- the LOC138323861 gene encoding uncharacterized protein codes for MHSVTGRHWTRTWALCSLLCGHLLSSVVSLSGRDVWTKTACAGECNDKYSLECPYQQKIAIKDLQYFSKPLSSQCPSSACQNLNQCCRYDPYDCRMPFSESKAYDVYKRCSGMQRCGWLQADSAAYTCNNRNHTNYVRASYKCVDDASFLDICSNQSLEGDTINLIFNGTHMETSNRQSNRCVCILSTSDCNSIAKLHFRTVDVRLHEGSNISHCHPHAKFTITDTNGPRDYKCQTNHFYRQFMDIYYSSSSYARMSMYYEPGVYPAQVWLQVKATLPGQKVVISCGRNSAENPRFCGPVEMIPTTPKTNNPSATVIEDDIFDGNGEVTESPIPGYGADTGGARSKEQTEWPAIIGGAAAGAIVLLLLILLICIIRRRQSRKRRKAKEHDDETRRVLTGNIPPPLPLADRYEPHEGNYYETVGATNGKPAGDTGSIISPSKIMETFTPGKKHSGQFFPSEVKVPPPVPTPKISKKSPEMEVNPYHMPWDNGNFSVNRAEQRDLAYATSDEIQVLIQRMEQDRRCLNEGVKDEEQVVPNPNFYIHIDDYKIKQTPNNPMGQAEEQDSSEDEHGASVNPRNYEDIRVESDEDTPNLLHENPGKNKVNVVKELSNENCCESEDTGYRSVGSPDQVMVSEDDYLIPGSIKSSLSDGSKAGTLQKDDTESNPRQSDVFEAEPDETSTKF; via the exons TGTCCCTATCTGGCCGAGATGTGTGGACGAAGACGGCCTGTGCTGGAGAATGTAATGATAAATACTCCCTAGAATGTCCCTACCAACAGAAAATTGCCATCAAGGACCTTCAGTATTTCTCCAAGCCTCTGAGTTCACAATGTCCCAGCTCAGCTTGTCAGAACCTTAATCAGTGTTGCAGATATGACCCGTACGATTGCCGGATGCCATTTTCGGAGTCGAAGGCGTATGATGTGTACAAGCGTTGCTCCGGGATGCAGCGCTGTGGTTGGCTCCAGGCAGATAGTGCAGCTTACACTTGTAACAACAGAAATCATACGAACTACGTCCGTGCCTCCTACAAATGTGTTGATG ACGCCTCCTTCCTAGATATATGTTCTAACCAGTCGCTGGAAGGAGACACCATTAACTTGATATTTAACGGCACTCACATGGAAACGTCGAATCGCCAGTCCAACCGCTGTGTCTGTATCCTGTCCACGTCGGACTGTAATTCTATCGCGAAGCTGCATTTTCGTACAGTTGACGTCCGACTTCATGAAGGTAGCAACATCTCGCATTGTCATCCACATGCCAAGTTCACTATTACAGACACCAATGGTCCGCGTGACTATAAATGTCAGACGAACCATTTCTACCGTCAGTTCATGGATATCTACTACAGTTCATCGTCCTATGCTCGAATGTCTATGTATTACGAACCTGGTGTGTACCCTGCTCAGGTGTGGCTACAGGTCAAAG CGACCCTGCCTGGCCAGAAGGTGGTGATATCCTGCGGTAGGAACAGTGCTGAAAATCCACGCTTCTGTGGTCCTGTGGAGATGATACCAACAACACCCAAAACAAATAATCCCTCGGCAACAGTTATTGAAG ACGATATTTTTGATGGGAATGGAGAAGTTACGGAAAGTCCAATTCCAGGTTACGGTGCCGACACGGGTGGAGCTCGGTCTAAGGAACAAACAG AGTGGCCAGCTATCATAGGGGGCGCTGCAGCAGGTGCTATTGTTCTCCTTCTTCTTATCCTCCTCATCTGTATCATCCGACGACGACAATCAAGAAAAAG GAGGAAAGCTAAGGAACACGATGACGAGACACGTCGAGTGTTGACAGGAAATATCCCTCCGCCACTTCCTCTAGCCGATAGATACGAACCCCACGAAGGAAATTATTATGAAACAGTTGGTGCTACCAACGGCAAACCAGCTGGTGACACGGGCAGTATAATTAGTCCCAGTAAAATCATGGAAACTTTTACACCGGGTAAAAAGCATAGTGGGCAATTCTTTCCTTCAGAAGTGAAAGTTCCGCCACCAGTTCCCACTCCTAAAATAAGCAAAAAATCTCCtgaaatggaggtaaatccttaCCATATGCCATGGGATAACGGCAATTTTTCAGTGAATAGAGCAGAACAACGAGATCTGGCTTATGCAACAAGTGATGAGATACAAGTATTGATACAGCGCATGGAGCAGGATCGACGTTGTCTCAATGAAGGGGTTAAGGACGAGGAACAAGTCGTCCCAAACCCTAATTTCTATATCCACATAGATGATTATAAGATCAAGCAAACCCCAAATAATCCCATGGGGCAAGCTGAGGAGCAGGATAGCTCTGAGGACGAGCACGGTGCTAGTGTGAATCCGCGGAATTACGAGGATATTCGTGTGGAATCGGATGAGGATACACCTAATTTATTGCATGAAAATCCAGGAAAGAACAAAGTGAATGTGGTAAAGGAATtgtcaaatgaaaattgttGTGAAAGTGAGGACACTGGGTACCGGTCAGTCGGAAGTCCTGACCAAGTCATGGTGTCCGAGGACGATTACCTTATACCTGGCTCAATCAAGTCGTCCCTGTCTGATGGCAGTAAAGCAGGCACGTTACAAAAGGACGACACGGAATCGAATCCACGTCAGTCAGACGTGTTTGAAGCAGAACCCGACGAAACCAGCACTAAGTTTTGA